From Musa acuminata AAA Group cultivar baxijiao chromosome BXJ3-8, Cavendish_Baxijiao_AAA, whole genome shotgun sequence, one genomic window encodes:
- the LOC103995699 gene encoding uncharacterized protein At5g49945: MAIRWTRGLATSLSPHGDALLFLLAFLSVLSLLTHELSRHSVLASAADFEGFDPDGDDLDVDLDTTAETLVSATPAPPATSLSGASSQESHHGPPAAPSPPSDLWDEDEFEGIPPAVQPPDHDPDSAADDDSILPSSKPVELSSPPSPPLSLRSYFLEIVCVTFLICFAFNYFHGKRRNEAIALAWAAKFAVKDSIFDKNFSLLGTGDGNDTPLLLKEGQDVFKFYATGRRYCQGMLATMELLSRHDLISRALHLVFSKKDTITFEVVMNEDAMDHVVLALARKKTVKMMHKEERDLQRFASPVVAPPAGRKWVADELMVVAESKEVAGDLITDVVLDQVFGDKTFEKFGKWFVSLHFSDQCPGSHKKILMFKFVLPDAKNISDMSRLVTLVPYYIDLIGRYKLSSHARSKTEAVRAKAAQEAYKELQNARQEALQKKKAEKKKIMEEIEAKLSAEALRKKEDKERARQLKKAGPRLKMLRR, translated from the exons ATGGCGATCCGGTGGACGCGCGGCCTCGCCACGTCCCTCTCCCCGCACGGCGACgcccttctcttccttctcgcCTTCCTCTCCGTCCTTTCCCTCCTCACCCACGAGCTATCCCGCCACTCAGTCCTCGCCTCCGCCGCCGATTTCGAGGGCTTCGACCCCGATGGCGACGACCTGGACGTCGATCTCGACACCACGGCTGAAACCCTCGTATCCGCCACCCCCGCTCCCCCCGCCACCTCCCTCTCCGGCGCCTCCTCCCAGGAGTCCCACCACGGCCCCCCGGCCGCTCCCTCTCCCCCTTCCGATCTCTGGGACGAGGATGAATTCGAAGGCATCCCTCCCGCCGTCCAACCCCCGGACCACGACCCCGACTCCGCCGCCGACGACGATTCCATCCTCCCTTCCTCTAAACCAGTGGAACTCTCCTCTCCCCCGTCACCCCCGCTCTCTCTCCGGTCCTACTTCCTCGAAATCGTCTGTGTCACCTTCTTGATCTGCTTCGCCTTCAATTACTTCCATGGGAAGCGCCGGAACGAGGCCATCGCTCTCGCCTGGGCGGCCAAATTCGCCGTCAAGGATTCCATCTTCGACAAGAACTTCAGCCTCCTCGGCACCGGGGACGGCAACGACACGCCCCTTCTCCTCAAGGAGGGTCAGGACGTGTTTAAGTTCTACGCCACTGGCCGACGGTACTGCCAGGGAATGCTCGCCACGATGGAGCTGCTGAGCCGGCACGACCTCATCTCCCGGGCGCTCCATCTGGTGTTCTCCAAGAAGGACACGATCACGTTCGAGGTGGTAATGAACGAGGATGCGATGGACCATGTGGTGCTCGCTCTTGCGAGGAAGAAGACTGTTAAGATGATGCATAAGGAGGAGAGGGACCTCCAGAGGTTTGCGAGCCCTGTGGTTGCACCTCCAGCTGGAAGGAAGTGGGTTGCTGATGAGCTGATGGTGGTTGCGGAGTCCAAGGAGGTTGCAGGGGATTTGATCACTGATGTGGTGCTCGATCAG GTTTTTGGCGACAAAACATTTGAGAAGTTTGGAAAGTGGTTTGTCTCACTGCACTTCTCGGATCAATGCCCAGGATCTCACAAGAAGATTCTCATGTTCAAGTTTGTGCTTCCAGATGCCAAGAACATATCTGACATGTCAAGATTGGTTACTCTTGTACCATATTACATTGACTTGATAGGCCGATACAAACTAAGCTCTCAT GCTCGCTCAAAAACAGAAGCTGTTAGAGCAAAGGCGGCCCAGGAGGCATATAAAGAACTCCAGAACGCGAGACAGGAAGCATTGCAGAAGAAGAAGGCGGAAAAGAAGAAGATAATGGAAGAGATTGAGGCCAAACTTAGTGCGGAGGCACTCCGCAAGAAAGAAGACAAGGAACGTGCTCGGCAACTGAAGAAGGCAGGGCCAAGACTAAAGATGCTGCGTCGCTAG